A region from the Hydra vulgaris chromosome 08, alternate assembly HydraT2T_AEP genome encodes:
- the LOC136082956 gene encoding histone-lysine N-methyltransferase SETMAR-like yields the protein MDSVYGDSAPSFTTVKFWAAEFKCDCQSLGDDEHSGCPKTATTDENIAKVHQLVLDNRRIKVREIAEVMNISKERVCHILHENLSMRKLSARWVPRLLTLDQKCSKQWVANGEQASKKAKTVFSAGKVMATVFWDCCRVILIDYLQKGKTITGAYYASLLDKLKEQLAEKWPHLQKKKILFHQDNAPSHTSSVAMAKIHELRFELLDHPP from the exons ATGGATTCTGTGTATGGGGACTCTGCACCATCATTTACCACAGTGAAATTTTGGGCAGCTGAATTCAAATGTGACTGTCAGAGCTTGGGAGACGATGAACATTCAGGATGTCCAAAAACTGCAACTACCGACGAAAACATCGCCAAAGTTCACCAATTGGTGCTAGACAATCGCCGAATTAAAGTGAGAGAGATAGCAGAGGTTATGAACATATCAAAAGAACGTGTTTGTCATATATTACATGAAAATTTAAGCATGAGAAAGCTGTCTGCGCGTTGGGTGCCGCGTTTGCTCACGTTGGATCAAAAATGT tccAAACAGTGGGTTGCGAATGGGGAACAGGcttcaaaaaaagcaaaaactgttttttcgGCTGGAAAAGTGATGGCAACTGTTTTTTGGGATTGTTGTAGAGTTATTTTAATCGATTATCTTCAAAAAGGAAAAACCATTACAGGAGCATACTACGCATCATTGCTTGACAAGCTAAAGGAACAACTTGCAGAAAAATGGCCACATTTGCAGAAAAAGAAAATCCTGTTTCACCAAGACAACGCACCGTCTCACACCTCATCGGTTGCCATGGCGAAAATCCACGAATTACGGTTTGAACTGCTTGACCATCCGCCTTAA